AGCAATCTTAAAAGGACCTAATATTTTACCAATTATTGGTACTAGTCTACTCTTATGCCAAATGATTAATATAATAGTTGCTGAGAAAACAGCGCTAAACAATATTAAGGGGATCTCAGGCCAGATCAAACTAATACCACCATACGCAACAATTATACAGCGTGGAACTACACCAAAAGGCCCAAGTAATGATAATATTAATAAGCTGAGAGTGAAAGGAGCCCATCTCCCGAGTAAACCAAAGTAACGATCACGGTCGCCTTGATAAAATATCATACTTATTAACCCAAGAAAAGGCACTACCACTCCTGTAAGAATAAGTCCTAAACTGGCAATTGGGTATTGGCTGCCAGAATCAATGCCCAGCTTTATTGGAAATACTAAATTGCCCGAACCAAAAAACATGGCAAACATGGCAAGGCCGGTGGTTAATATAATTTTAAATTTATACATATTTTTACTCTTTGCTTATGCATATTAATTTTTATGATGTTATCATTAACTATAACAAACTATCGGATTTAGGATGGAAACTGTGTTTGGAATGTTTAATAGAGGCGGCAGGCGCCCACCACCATAATTGATGAAACGCTAAGAATAGAAATATGTATTAATTTATAAAATATGCTGTCCATAAGGGTGGGATTATAGCATTCATCTAAATTAGCTGCAAGTAAATTGTTTATCTTTCATAATACTATAATATGTTTTTTAACTACCTTCAACTGCTGTTAATACAGCTTCTCTAAAGTAGATAATATCTAATTGGTTTTCAGGTTTGTTTAAATCAATCGTGTTACTTATTTTTTCTCGTGATTCCATGGATACATTACCAAGAATTGCAAAATAAAGATTTTGCTCTGGAATAAATCCAGCTTCACTAATACCACTTTTGCTACCTGAATGGTGAATCAGAGTATCGCCATTGGTAAATTCAGAAATAAACACTCCATAGCCAGTGTAATTTTTACGTCCTGATCTGCTTGGTACAGGAAGATATTTTGTGATCATCATCTTATATGATTGATTTGATAACACTTTTCCTTGATGCAGAGCTTTATACCATGTAATAATATCACGGGTATTAGAAAACACTCCTCCATCAGCATATGGAACAAACATATATTCAAATTTAGCTAGTTCCAATTTCGGCCTACCACCTGTAGGAATTGCAACATAACGCACAGGATATAAAGAGCGATTATGATTACTTTGCTGAATAAGTATAGATTCTTCTAGTGATGGTAAGTAAGAAGCTTTCATTTTAAGAGGCTTAAAAAATTCATCATAAAAAAATTGTGCCAACTGTTTTTCACTTATTTTTTCAATGATCATTCCTAAAATAATGTAATTAGTATTACTATATAGATATTGATCCCCAGGATTAAAGGCCAAAGGTTTAGAAGCTGCAAAATTAATAATAGACTTATTGATATCTTGTAAGGACATATTTACATTTATAGGCGCATTCATGTAATATTCAGCAATTCCGCTAGTGTGTGTAAGTAGATGATGTATAGACACATTATCAGCCCAATCTGGTATTTTAGTTATCCACACAGCTGATTCTTGATCTAAATATTTACTAATCGGGTCTTGGACATCTAGTTTACCTTGATCATATAACCTTAATATTGCAGCTGCAGTAATCGGTTTAGTGCCGGAAGCGATAGGCATTCTCTCATTGGCTTTTAACTGTGTGCCATTTAGATCAAAAATTCCTTTAGCTCCAATATCTAGCACGCCATCATTATTGGCAAACATAAAGGTAGCATTAAGGAAACGAGTAGCAAGATAATTTTTTGTGGTGAGTTTAATTGTAGTTTGTATATTACTCGCTAGTGCAAGTGTGATATTAAGTGCAATGATAATTGGAATTAATATCGACCTCTTTCCAAAGTCGAGCATGTGAATAAATTTAAAAGAGAGAGGATGAGCAAAACCTGCGCGTATCATAATATAGGTAAGAATTTGAGCACAGCGGTGACGCACAAACTGACCACAGAAGTGGAGTTTCAAAT
The genomic region above belongs to Candidatus Trichorickettsia mobilis and contains:
- a CDS encoding serine hydrolase domain-containing protein, which encodes MLDFGKRSILIPIIIALNITLALASNIQTTIKLTTKNYLATRFLNATFMFANNDGVLDIGAKGIFDLNGTQLKANERMPIASGTKPITAAAILRLYDQGKLDVQDPISKYLDQESAVWITKIPDWADNVSIHHLLTHTSGIAEYYMNAPINVNMSLQDINKSIINFAASKPLAFNPGDQYLYSNTNYIILGMIIEKISEKQLAQFFYDEFFKPLKMKASYLPSLEESILIQQSNHNRSLYPVRYVAIPTGGRPKLELAKFEYMFVPYADGGVFSNTRDIITWYKALHQGKVLSNQSYKMMITKYLPVPSRSGRKNYTGYGVFISEFTNGDTLIHHSGSKSGISEAGFIPEQNLYFAILGNVSMESREKISNTIDLNKPENQLDIIYFREAVLTAVEGS